In Malania oleifera isolate guangnan ecotype guangnan chromosome 8, ASM2987363v1, whole genome shotgun sequence, a single window of DNA contains:
- the LOC131161435 gene encoding protein PSK SIMULATOR 2-like encodes MGGVCSGGTTNRNSETRLKRLGKHHSGKLNTENSFNKKKNEDPYLYSNEDALGKAPRMHDSGELRIPFSSELKPSTPARTVANKVPQVSSFFGRAGVVGLERAVEVLDTLGSSMSNLNASSGFISGVTSRGNKISILAFEVANTIVKGANLLQSLSEENIQFLKKEVLHSEGVRLLVSTDMNELLHIAAADKREEFDIFSREVIRFGDLCKDPQWHNLGRFFSKLDSDHAGHKQLREEATSTMQELTTLAQHTSELYHEFQALDRFEQDYQRKVEEVESLNLPRKGENFMILQSELKHQRKLVRSLKKKSLWSKNLEEVMEKLVDVVTFIHQEIFEAFGTNGVTLVSDEPNNPRTLGKAGLALHYANIINQIDNIASRPTCLPSNMRDTLYHALPISVKTSLRSQLHTVDANEELTIPQIKAEMEKTLQWLVPMATSTTKAHQGFGWVGEWANTGSEFSKKTTSNGLIRLQTLYHANMQKTNIYILEQVSWLHRLISQVRQRDDGSRPLPLRSPTCKGLVLNTQMLQLQSMNCKNSNTHCSAIQLSQEDMDMLEGVIRRRKVLGRSKSQEFSTAKKRGTRVHALCRSTGSSPRKEEMSATQVLECPKNVLDVMDGLNPTFLTS; translated from the exons ATGGGAGGAGTATGCTCAGGCGGGACAACAAACAGAAATTCGGAGACTCGCCTGAAGAGATTAGGCAAACACCATTCCGGGAAGCTCAACACAGAAAACAGCTTTAacaagaagaagaatgaagatccGTATTTGTATTCTAATGAGGATGCTTTAGGTAAAGCGCCACGTATGCATGATTCCGGGGAGCTGAGAATTCCATTTTCCAGTGAATTGAAGCCATCGACACCTGCTAGAACTGTGGCTAACAAG GTGCCCCAAGTTAGCTCATTTTTTGGAAGAGCTGGTGTTGTGGGCCTAGAGAGGGCAGTGGAGGTTCTAGACACACTTGGAAGTAGCATGTCAAACTTGAATGCTAGCAGTGGATTTATTTCTGGTGTGACTTCAAGAGGAAATAAAATATCCATATTGGCTTTTGAAGTGGCTAACACCATCGTCAAAGGTGCAAACTTGTTGCAATCTCTTTCTGAGGAAAATATCCAGTTCTTGAAGAAAGAAGTTCTGCATTCTGAAGGTGTACGACTGTTAGTTTCTACGGATATGAATGAGTTGCTGCATATTGCTGCTGCTGACAAAAG GGAGGAATTTGACATTTTCTCCCGGGAAGTAATTAGGTTTGGAGATTTATGTAAAGACCCACAATGGCACAATCTTGGTCGATTTTTTTCAAA ATTAGATTCAGACCATGCAGGCCACAAGCAACTTAGAGAAGAGGCGACATCGACAATGCAAGAGCTGACTACTCTGGCTCAGCATACTTCT GAATTATATCACGAGTTTCAAGCTCTAGATAGGTTTGAGCAAGATTATCAGAGGAAGGTCGAAGAAGTGGAGTCTCTGAATCTCCCACGAAAAG GAGAGAATTTCATGATATTACAGAGTGAGCTTAAACATCAAAGAAAGCTTGTAAGGAGCTTGAAAAAGAAATCTCTTTGGTCTAAAAATTTggaggag GTCATGGAGAAGCTTGTTGATGTCGTTACCTTCATACATCAAGAGATTTTTGAAGCATTTGGAACTAATG GAGTGACACTGGTCAGTGATGAGCCCAACAACCCTCGAACACTTGGCAAAGCTGGTCTTGCATTACACTATGCTAATATAATTAATCAGATTGATAACATC GCATCTCGTCCAACTTGCCTCCCATCAAATATGAGGGACACATTATATCATGCTCTGCCAATCAGTGTTAAGACATCTCTACGTTCACAATTGCACACAGTTGATGCCAATGAAGAG CTCACAATTCCTCAGATCAAAGCTGAAATGGAAAAAACACTTCAATGGCTGGTTCCAATGGCAACAAGTACAACCAA AGCACATCAAGGCTTTGGATGGGTTGGTGAATGGGCAAACACTGG CTCGGAGTTTAGCAAGAAGACCACAAGCAATGGTTTGATCCGACTTCAGACTCTCTATCATGCGAATATGCAGAAGACAAACATTTACATCCTAGAACAGGTTTCTTGGCTTCACCGCTTGATCAGCCAAGTAAGACAGAGAGACGATGGATCCCGGCCTCTGCCTCTTCGATCTCCAACCTGCAAGGGGCTGGTTTTGAACACTCAGATGCTGCAGCTCCAGTCCATGAACTGTAAAAACAGCAATACCCATTGTAGTGCCATTCAACTTTCTCAAGAAGACATGGACATGTTGGAAGGGGTGATCCGGAGGAGGAAGGTTCTCGGACGAAGCAAAAGTCAGGAGTTCTCCACGGCCAAGAAGAGAGGGACTAGAGTCCATGCCTTGTGCAGGAGCACTGGTAGTTCACCGAGGAAGGAGGAGATGAGTGCAACACAAGTGTTGGAATGCCCGAAGAATGTTTTGGATGTAATGGATGGATTGAATCCAACATTCTTAACTTCATGA